A genomic stretch from Setaria viridis chromosome 1, Setaria_viridis_v4.0, whole genome shotgun sequence includes:
- the LOC117849456 gene encoding putative F-box/LRR-repeat protein 22 produces MSLLPPPASPMAEAEAEARDWAEMPSDALAAVFGKLDVAEILTGAGLVCRAWRRLAATDPTLWRRVDMCLQGDLLETEEAEATARGAEAMARAAVDRAAGTMEAFWADDFVTDDLLRYISQRAPSLKSLQLSLCHHVSNEGFAEAINCLPQLEELEVTFCTLHGNVCDTIGRACPQLKRFRLNERWSILQSEFAPYEGMDDDTEALGIASTMPGLQELQLIGNNMTNDGLMAILDRCPHLESLDIRQCYNIQMDDAMKSKCARIRDLKLPHDSISDFKYRAHIVSANSGSDFEVDVYDDLLDPVTEDDDADFDDIDDFDDAGSDGGMYDDDFDI; encoded by the exons ATGtccttgctgccgccgccggcttcgcCCATGGctgaggccgaggccgaggcccgCGACTGGGCGGAGATGCCGTCGGACGCTCTCGCCGCCGTGTTCGGGAAGCTGGACGTGGCCGAGATTCTGACGGGGGCCGGGCTGGTGTGCCGCGCGTGGCGCCGGCTCGCGGCCACGGACCCCACGCTGTGGCGCCGCGTGGACATGTGCCTCCAGGGGGACCTCCTGGAGACCGAGGAGGCCGAGGccacggcgcgcggcgcggaggccatggcgcgcgccgccgtcgaccgcGCCGCGGGCACCATGGAGGCCTTCTGGGCCGACGACTTCGTCACCGACGACCTCCTGCGCTACATCTCTCAGAG GGCCCCCTCGTTGAAGAGTCTCCAACTCAGCTTGTGCCATCATGTCTCTAATGAAGGTTTTGCAGAGGCAATTAATTGTTTACCTCAGCTCGAGGAGCTTGAAGTTACATTTTGCACGTTGCATGGCAACGTGTGTGATACTATTGGCAGAGCCTGCCCACAACTTAAACGCTTCAGATTGAATGAGCGCTGGTCTATTCTTCAAAGTGAGTTTGCACCCTATGAGGGCATGGATGATGACACAGAAGCATTAGGAATCGCTAGCACCATGCCTGGGCTCCAAGAACTTCAGCTGATTGGTAACAACATGACCAATGATGGACTCATGGCAATTCTTGACCGTTGCCCTCACCTTGAATCTCTTGACATACGCCAGTGCTACAACATCCAAATGGACGATGCCATGAAATCGAAATGTGCTAGGATACGAGATCTGAAGCTTCCTCATGACTCCATCTCCGACTTCAAGTACCGCGCACACATCGTCAGTGCTAACTCTGGATCTGATTTCGAGGTTGATGTGTATGATGATCTGCTGGATCCGGTCACTGAAgatgatgatgctgattttgatgatatAGATGATTTTGATGATGCGGGCTCAGATGGAGGCATGTATGATGATGACTTTGATATCTGA